Proteins from a single region of Companilactobacillus farciminis KCTC 3681 = DSM 20184:
- a CDS encoding MDR family MFS transporter, whose protein sequence is MKDQKIPINVLLAVIATGLMSFCGVIVETSMNISFPTLMKEFNVTTSTVQWMTTIYLLVVAIIVPLSSFLKKNFKTKSLFLCANLLFILGLVIDTLAPVFPILLLGRIIQGLGTGIALPLMFNIILENVPTSKIGLMMGIGTLITAVAPAIGPTFGGLVVNSLGWRYIFVILVPILIISFLLGIKNIEQKSQIQKNAFDLLSLIYLIFTFIGLIYGFSNMSNFNLLIALSFIIGILGLIGFVVRSNKIEHPLINISILKNLKFSGHVLSFFLFQVLSLGFAFILPNYIQLVNNQNATIAGMAVLPAGVVGAIFAPLGGKILDKFGARLPILFGVVLADISLLVFTLLSRNLSTTVIVWVYILYMCGMGMCSGNIMTDGLSLLPDKNQADGNAILNTLQQFAGATGTSIVSAIIALSQSNHALSTEVSTAIGTQHAFIILLIIGIINFFILYKTIPSNTQRN, encoded by the coding sequence ATGAAAGATCAAAAAATACCTATTAACGTACTCCTGGCAGTCATTGCCACTGGTTTAATGTCATTTTGCGGAGTAATCGTTGAAACTTCAATGAATATCTCCTTTCCTACTTTGATGAAAGAATTCAACGTGACAACTTCAACTGTTCAATGGATGACAACTATTTATTTATTAGTCGTCGCTATCATCGTTCCCTTATCATCATTCTTAAAGAAAAATTTTAAAACCAAATCATTATTTTTATGTGCTAACTTACTGTTTATTCTTGGTTTAGTAATTGACACTCTTGCACCAGTATTTCCAATTCTTCTGTTGGGACGCATCATTCAAGGATTAGGAACTGGGATTGCTTTGCCATTGATGTTCAATATTATTCTAGAAAATGTTCCAACTTCCAAAATCGGTTTGATGATGGGAATCGGTACCTTGATTACTGCCGTGGCTCCAGCTATTGGACCAACATTTGGTGGCCTAGTCGTCAATAGTCTAGGTTGGCGTTATATTTTCGTTATTTTAGTACCTATTTTAATAATTTCCTTCTTGTTAGGAATCAAAAATATCGAACAAAAAAGCCAAATACAAAAAAATGCATTCGACTTACTTAGTTTAATTTATTTAATTTTTACTTTTATTGGCCTGATTTATGGCTTCAGTAATATGAGTAACTTCAATCTTTTGATTGCTCTATCATTTATCATCGGAATTTTGGGATTGATTGGTTTCGTCGTTCGTTCTAATAAAATCGAGCACCCGTTGATCAATATTTCTATTTTGAAAAATCTCAAGTTTTCCGGTCACGTCTTGAGTTTCTTCCTATTCCAAGTCTTGTCTTTAGGCTTTGCGTTTATTTTGCCCAACTACATTCAACTAGTGAACAACCAAAATGCTACGATTGCCGGAATGGCAGTTTTGCCTGCTGGTGTAGTCGGTGCTATCTTCGCCCCATTGGGTGGTAAGATTCTAGACAAATTCGGAGCTCGTCTGCCTATTTTGTTTGGCGTAGTTCTAGCCGATATCTCACTGTTAGTATTCACCCTCTTGAGTCGAAATTTGAGTACAACTGTTATCGTCTGGGTTTACATTCTTTACATGTGCGGTATGGGAATGTGTTCCGGAAATATCATGACTGACGGCTTAAGTTTACTACCTGACAAAAACCAAGCTGACGGTAATGCCATTCTTAATACTCTTCAACAATTTGCCGGTGCGACAGGGACATCAATCGTCTCAGCTATCATCGCCTTAAGTCAAAGCAACCACGCCTTGTCGACTGAAGTTTCTACTGCTATCGGAACTCAACATGCTTTTATTATTTTGTTAATTATCGGTATTATCAATTTCTTTATCTTATACAAAACTATTCCAAGTAATACTCAAAGAAATTAG
- a CDS encoding MarR family winged helix-turn-helix transcriptional regulator, with translation MSKKYTNMLLRIASNHIAKNFDNFAKTYDMTWMQMSVIDYLSRNSDKELFQRDIENEFFIQRSTTTVLLQRMEKKDLIYRQPSKQDARQRSVFLTDKAHALEKDINNYMKGKQETLEANFSVAEIKQFEKILHYYAQEV, from the coding sequence ATGTCTAAAAAATATACCAACATGTTACTGAGAATTGCTTCCAATCATATTGCGAAGAATTTTGACAATTTCGCCAAAACTTACGATATGACTTGGATGCAAATGTCAGTCATTGATTATTTGAGCCGCAACAGTGACAAAGAACTTTTCCAACGAGACATCGAAAATGAATTCTTTATTCAACGTTCGACGACAACCGTTCTATTGCAACGAATGGAAAAAAAGGATTTGATCTATCGACAACCTTCCAAACAAGATGCTCGTCAAAGATCAGTCTTTTTAACTGACAAAGCTCACGCCCTTGAAAAAGACATCAACAACTACATGAAAGGGAAACAAGAAACTCTTGAGGCAAATTTCTCTGTAGCAGAAATAAAGCAATTCGAGAAAATTTTACACTATTATGCCCAGGAGGTTTAA
- a CDS encoding M20/M25/M40 family metallo-hydrolase, with protein MDVRDQFIAEHQDEFEKILKELIALKSISATGEGIDETVQFLRNLLTKLLNAKVEIIPTAGNPVILANIAGKENKHVLFYGHYDVMTPGDTIYWDSDPFEVNKRNNRFYARGVGDNKGQLLAQILGMYTYLQTHHEFPFNVTLFIEGEEEQGSINLEPTVKKIAKTKLQQIDQVFVMDGAFNADGTHVLRLGNRGVFAFELSTTTGSHDNHSGNLGNIMDNPFVQLLKYLDKIYDVKTGTVKLPHFYEGVEKPTEQEKNWIQQLPYDKESILQQSGIKHLDFDKETYYEKLMFEPTFNFFSVKSGYMEKGVKTIIPHQASLKVDCRLVGNQSIAAIKQDLERAFAKEIASGDVQLNYLGSIPPEHTEVNLEEVEKIQQAIVKATGKAYIEPVMPGGVPNYVWKDNLHVPVFTIPYANYDEHNHDFNENLTEKAFYDGIKISYELLRLG; from the coding sequence ATGGATGTAAGAGACCAATTTATTGCGGAGCACCAAGATGAATTTGAAAAAATATTAAAAGAATTGATTGCTTTAAAGAGTATCAGTGCTACTGGAGAAGGAATTGATGAAACTGTTCAGTTCTTGCGTAATTTGTTAACGAAACTATTAAATGCAAAAGTCGAGATCATTCCGACAGCGGGTAATCCGGTTATTTTGGCCAATATTGCCGGTAAAGAAAACAAGCACGTTTTATTTTATGGTCACTATGACGTCATGACACCCGGAGACACAATCTATTGGGATTCAGATCCATTTGAGGTAAATAAAAGAAATAATCGTTTTTATGCTCGGGGAGTTGGTGACAATAAGGGACAGTTGTTGGCCCAGATCTTAGGGATGTACACCTATTTGCAAACACACCACGAATTTCCTTTCAACGTTACTTTGTTTATCGAAGGGGAAGAAGAACAGGGCAGTATCAACCTTGAACCAACAGTCAAAAAAATTGCCAAAACTAAATTGCAACAAATCGATCAAGTCTTTGTAATGGATGGAGCTTTCAATGCTGATGGAACTCACGTATTGAGATTAGGCAATCGAGGCGTCTTCGCTTTTGAATTGTCAACCACGACCGGCAGTCACGACAATCACTCAGGAAATTTGGGCAACATCATGGATAATCCGTTCGTGCAGTTGTTGAAATATTTGGATAAGATTTACGATGTCAAAACTGGAACCGTTAAATTGCCACATTTTTATGAGGGTGTGGAAAAGCCAACCGAACAAGAGAAGAATTGGATTCAACAGTTACCATATGATAAAGAATCAATCTTGCAGCAATCTGGTATCAAGCATCTAGACTTTGACAAAGAAACTTACTATGAGAAGTTAATGTTTGAGCCTACTTTCAATTTCTTCAGCGTCAAATCAGGTTACATGGAAAAAGGCGTCAAAACTATTATTCCGCATCAAGCCAGTTTAAAAGTTGATTGTCGACTAGTTGGTAATCAATCGATTGCTGCCATTAAACAGGATTTGGAAAGGGCTTTTGCCAAAGAAATAGCTTCAGGAGACGTCCAACTCAATTATTTGGGTAGCATTCCACCAGAACATACAGAAGTCAATTTAGAAGAAGTTGAAAAAATCCAACAAGCTATCGTCAAAGCAACCGGCAAAGCTTATATCGAACCAGTAATGCCCGGAGGCGTACCTAATTACGTTTGGAAAGATAATTTACACGTTCCAGTCTTCACAATTCCGTACGCCAATTACGATGAGCACAATCACGATTTCAATGAGAATTTAACTGAAAAAGCCTTCTATGACGGGATTAAGATTAGTTATGAATTATTAAGATTGGGATAG
- a CDS encoding AMP-binding protein: MENWLVKRAKLDPDKIALILEHADFTFGELNSTVQAFAGKLYTSGIRKNDPVALFSDNCFNGYVAILALQQLGARTIFLDTELPLETLTYQVNDCQPKTILISDSAHTDEIVKINWDKVFMSEVLSMNGNLDYQPVSEYPTEEIASVFYTPSADKNDTGVMLTYGNYFYSAMGTSLNLGINKRDVWVLSLPTFNIPGFSIIMRSLIYGISVYLIDGFDINLINKILINERATIISLTPPLLRELLNGLPRGQRYNEHFRCVFLGTGLIDSWTVLRCNMLDIPVLQTYGMTETTANISALNFNDAEIKSGSCGQPFFTTQIRITNINQDNVGCIEVKSPTVALGYLNKDELFQSRFTEDGFFKTGDVGYLDDDNFLYLKGRQADLIYIADKIVYPEEVENVFRSVNGIKDICVVGTKSRAGKTVPIAYLTLRDNAFLTSANLADFGKHNLLNYQVPMEYRQIDEFPRSTNGKILRNRLVDLEYKVI; this comes from the coding sequence TTGGAAAATTGGTTAGTCAAACGTGCCAAACTCGATCCTGATAAGATTGCTCTAATTCTAGAACACGCGGATTTCACTTTTGGCGAACTTAATTCAACTGTCCAAGCCTTTGCCGGCAAATTATATACTAGCGGTATTCGTAAAAATGACCCCGTAGCTTTATTTTCCGATAACTGTTTCAATGGCTACGTTGCCATTTTAGCACTTCAACAACTAGGGGCACGAACAATCTTCTTAGATACCGAATTACCGCTAGAGACATTGACTTATCAAGTTAACGATTGCCAACCCAAAACTATCTTGATCAGTGATTCAGCACACACTGATGAAATCGTAAAGATCAATTGGGATAAGGTCTTTATGTCTGAAGTTTTGAGTATGAATGGCAACTTAGATTATCAACCTGTTTCAGAATACCCAACTGAAGAGATTGCCTCAGTCTTCTACACGCCGAGTGCCGATAAAAACGATACTGGTGTAATGTTGACGTACGGCAATTACTTCTATTCAGCTATGGGAACAAGCTTAAATTTGGGCATCAATAAACGAGATGTTTGGGTCTTGTCGCTACCAACGTTTAACATACCTGGATTCTCAATCATCATGCGTTCATTGATTTATGGCATTAGCGTTTATTTGATTGACGGCTTTGACATCAACTTGATCAATAAGATCTTAATTAACGAACGGGCTACGATTATTTCACTAACGCCACCACTATTGCGAGAGTTACTCAATGGCTTACCTCGTGGACAAAGATACAATGAGCACTTCCGTTGCGTCTTTTTGGGAACTGGCTTGATTGATAGCTGGACCGTTCTTCGTTGCAACATGCTGGACATCCCTGTTTTACAGACGTATGGCATGACAGAAACCACCGCTAACATCTCAGCTTTAAACTTCAACGACGCCGAAATCAAATCCGGTTCTTGCGGTCAGCCCTTCTTCACGACTCAAATTCGTATCACCAATATCAATCAAGATAACGTCGGTTGCATCGAGGTCAAATCTCCAACAGTAGCGTTAGGATATTTGAATAAAGATGAATTATTCCAATCTCGTTTTACGGAAGATGGCTTTTTCAAGACCGGCGATGTTGGGTATTTAGATGACGACAACTTCTTATATCTTAAGGGTCGTCAAGCTGATCTAATCTACATTGCGGACAAAATCGTCTACCCTGAAGAGGTGGAAAATGTCTTTCGTAGCGTTAATGGCATCAAGGATATTTGTGTGGTCGGAACGAAATCACGTGCTGGAAAAACTGTTCCCATCGCTTATCTGACTTTACGCGACAATGCTTTTTTGACTAGTGCCAATCTCGCTGACTTTGGCAAACATAATCTGTTAAATTATCAAGTTCCAATGGAATATCGTCAAATTGACGAGTTTCCGCGTTCTACTAATGGGAAAATACTTCGTAATCGTTTAGTTGATTTGGAGTATAAAGTTATATAG
- a CDS encoding PaaI family thioesterase, which produces MRYKMSLLDDLGIEVVEQGRHKVVLQLDLTEEHLQMENNKTGVINAMLSETAASIGANLNVEDDSSAAVLSVSLHNLNTLKLGKLVVEAISVRVGENVQTWQATTHYEESAISNSLSTITLKKIQI; this is translated from the coding sequence TTGAGGTATAAAATGAGTTTGCTAGATGATTTAGGTATAGAAGTAGTCGAACAGGGTAGACACAAAGTGGTTTTACAACTGGATTTGACCGAAGAACACTTACAAATGGAAAATAATAAGACCGGCGTGATCAATGCAATGCTGTCCGAAACTGCCGCAAGCATTGGAGCAAACTTGAATGTTGAAGATGACAGTTCCGCTGCCGTCTTGAGTGTGTCCTTACATAATTTAAACACACTTAAACTGGGAAAACTCGTTGTGGAAGCGATTTCCGTTCGAGTTGGTGAAAATGTCCAAACTTGGCAAGCTACGACTCACTATGAAGAGAGTGCCATCAGCAATAGTTTGAGCACAATAACGTTAAAAAAAATCCAGATCTAA
- a CDS encoding DUF308 domain-containing protein yields the protein MVRQFQLYRWLRFIFLLVAGILIVIAPIKSFNIIIYIVSSYIAIYGVLSIIDGLSIRKTTGENNIAIGLGVGALFLALGVLLFARYFVPLVPPVLGIILLVNGINQFRDSHEMTKRVQITPYLDYFYSALLMIAGIVFILNPSKTIIFIYQLFGVSLIVLAFFEIINSRIYHN from the coding sequence ATGGTTAGACAGTTCCAACTTTATCGTTGGTTACGGTTTATTTTTCTGTTGGTGGCAGGAATCTTAATTGTCATCGCACCTATCAAGAGTTTTAATATTATCATTTACATCGTTTCTAGCTACATTGCCATTTACGGTGTACTTTCTATTATTGATGGTTTGAGTATTCGCAAAACGACGGGGGAAAATAATATTGCTATCGGTTTAGGCGTTGGAGCGTTATTTTTAGCTTTGGGCGTCTTATTGTTTGCTCGTTATTTCGTACCTTTGGTGCCGCCAGTCTTAGGAATTATCTTGTTAGTCAACGGCATCAACCAATTTCGAGATTCTCATGAAATGACAAAAAGAGTTCAGATAACACCCTACTTGGACTATTTTTATTCAGCCCTACTAATGATTGCAGGAATCGTGTTTATTCTGAACCCTTCAAAAACAATTATTTTTATTTATCAATTATTTGGCGTCAGCTTAATCGTCTTAGCCTTTTTTGAAATTATCAACTCCAGAATCTATCACAATTAG
- a CDS encoding pyruvate oxidase — protein MSVRASDKMVDVLAKWGVDNIYGLPGDSVDTTIDALYRAQDKIKFTHVLHEEVAALSAAAHAKLTGKLGVCLSIGGPGAIHLLNGLYDAKMDHAPVLAILGQVQSKLLNTDFFQEVDTHVLFDDVAVYNKIIMDPQSLPRIMDEAIRTAIAKKGVAVLTIPDDIPDHMIKDNFTPNVDNFQMENYKVDDAQIKKALEMIKIHSNPIVLAGVGIKDAKKETKEFIEKYKIPIILTMPAKGLVDDDHPYNLGQLGKLGTKPAFEMMQKADLVIMLGTDYPYAPYLNKKVDAIQIDTNADRLGKRRHVNIAIQADAKEAISRLNELGEPVKERPFLDEAVAKIGQWHSWMHDVYTKKHTGVLPSLMFHNLSKNAPSDTIWSIDVGTSTAFGARFLTAKSSQKYTISAWLGTMGCALPGAIAAKHDFPDRPVYAVAGDGATAMVMQDFATAVRYNLPMLYIVLNNKLLAFIEYEQQSAGQQNYGISLPEIDFAKVAEACGGIGERITTDEEFADAIKKYRRPDKPVLLDVAVTDEAPLPGKIMMDEAHGYAKFGLGHVIDKKSLPELPPMKEILRSFL, from the coding sequence ATGAGTGTTCGTGCGTCTGATAAAATGGTTGATGTTTTAGCAAAGTGGGGTGTCGATAACATCTATGGTCTACCCGGGGATTCTGTTGATACGACCATCGATGCCTTATATCGAGCCCAAGATAAAATTAAATTTACTCACGTCTTGCATGAAGAGGTTGCTGCTTTGTCCGCTGCTGCTCATGCCAAATTAACTGGAAAACTTGGAGTCTGTCTTTCTATCGGTGGACCTGGGGCGATTCATCTGTTGAATGGGCTATATGATGCCAAAATGGATCATGCACCGGTTTTAGCAATTTTAGGACAAGTTCAATCTAAACTACTCAATACTGATTTCTTCCAAGAAGTCGATACTCACGTTTTATTCGATGATGTAGCCGTTTACAACAAAATCATCATGGATCCACAATCATTGCCAAGAATTATGGATGAAGCTATCAGAACCGCTATTGCCAAAAAGGGTGTGGCTGTTTTGACTATCCCTGATGATATTCCTGACCACATGATCAAAGATAATTTCACACCTAACGTTGATAATTTCCAAATGGAAAACTACAAAGTTGATGATGCTCAAATTAAAAAAGCTCTCGAAATGATTAAGATTCACTCCAATCCTATCGTTTTAGCAGGTGTCGGAATTAAAGATGCTAAGAAAGAAACTAAAGAGTTTATCGAAAAATACAAAATTCCAATTATTTTGACCATGCCAGCCAAAGGTTTAGTCGACGATGATCATCCTTACAATTTGGGACAATTAGGTAAGTTAGGGACTAAACCAGCCTTTGAAATGATGCAAAAAGCTGACCTCGTTATCATGCTGGGAACTGATTATCCTTACGCACCTTATTTGAATAAGAAGGTCGATGCCATCCAAATCGATACTAATGCGGATAGATTGGGCAAGCGCCGTCACGTCAATATCGCTATTCAAGCTGATGCTAAAGAAGCTATTAGTCGTTTGAATGAATTAGGCGAACCTGTTAAAGAACGTCCATTTTTGGATGAAGCCGTCGCTAAAATTGGTCAATGGCACAGCTGGATGCACGACGTTTATACGAAAAAGCACACTGGTGTCTTGCCATCCTTGATGTTCCACAATCTCAGTAAGAATGCTCCTAGCGATACGATCTGGTCAATTGATGTCGGAACTTCAACGGCCTTTGGTGCTCGGTTCTTAACTGCTAAATCTAGTCAAAAGTACACAATTTCAGCTTGGTTAGGAACAATGGGATGTGCTTTGCCAGGAGCAATTGCTGCAAAACATGACTTCCCAGACCGTCCCGTTTATGCGGTAGCCGGCGATGGTGCTACAGCTATGGTCATGCAAGATTTCGCCACTGCCGTCAGATATAATTTGCCAATGTTGTACATCGTCTTGAATAACAAATTGTTGGCCTTCATCGAATACGAACAACAATCTGCCGGTCAACAAAATTATGGAATCAGTTTACCAGAAATCGATTTTGCTAAAGTCGCAGAGGCTTGTGGTGGAATCGGTGAAAGAATCACGACTGATGAAGAATTTGCGGATGCAATCAAGAAGTATCGTCGTCCTGACAAGCCAGTTTTGTTGGATGTGGCCGTGACTGACGAAGCCCCACTTCCTGGTAAGATCATGATGGATGAAGCTCATGGTTATGCTAAGTTTGGTTTGGGACACGTGATTGATAAGAAGAGCTTGCCAGAATTGCCACCAATGAAAGAAATCTTACGTTCGTTCTTGTAG
- a CDS encoding AAA family ATPase, whose translation MKNFKSFKDETTLSLETGERLSKFRESNTISVGKISLLKNLLIFGPNGSGKSNLLDGLKLMQTMVTQPPQTVNEKLIANNFKLDDKSWKKDVFFEVIFKRGVNIYKYSFAFNKTKITRETLAVLNKNNWKIYFSRENQKFDVKIANFSDVENRTNENRLFIFDAQLNNDKYAIDVFKWFSEDLIFVEDFTENDHISQMAEILKTPKLNNQFLKFLHFADFNINGLEVVEEPLSYFYFLDAIEKPKTRTKQVNRIYTKHKIYDNNGDVIGTKKFRLEEESRGTQKIFMIALAFLNAELNNNGKTILFDEFDDSLHLELSQAMVKIFNSQANQNQFIITTHELQLLDSDVRVDQIYLVQKDFQGKSNLISIFDFKDTKNTTRSGISYMKRYIQGRFGATPIIDSDEMLEALTQIQSGSGEIQDGEVKKGKTF comes from the coding sequence ATGAAGAACTTTAAATCTTTTAAAGATGAGACAACTCTGTCATTAGAAACTGGTGAGCGACTTAGCAAGTTCAGAGAGAGTAATACTATTTCCGTAGGAAAAATTTCCTTGCTAAAGAATTTACTTATCTTTGGGCCGAATGGATCTGGGAAATCAAATCTCTTAGATGGTCTCAAATTGATGCAAACTATGGTTACACAACCACCGCAAACAGTTAACGAAAAATTAATCGCAAATAATTTTAAATTAGATGATAAATCGTGGAAGAAAGATGTCTTTTTTGAAGTAATTTTTAAAAGGGGAGTAAATATATACAAATACTCCTTTGCGTTTAATAAAACTAAAATTACACGAGAAACGTTGGCAGTTCTTAATAAAAATAATTGGAAAATATATTTTTCACGAGAAAATCAAAAATTTGATGTTAAAATAGCTAACTTTTCTGACGTTGAAAATAGAACTAATGAGAATAGATTATTTATCTTTGATGCTCAGCTCAACAATGATAAATATGCAATCGACGTTTTTAAGTGGTTTTCTGAAGATTTGATTTTTGTTGAGGATTTTACAGAGAATGATCATATTAGCCAAATGGCAGAAATATTGAAGACTCCTAAATTAAATAATCAGTTTTTGAAATTTCTTCATTTTGCCGACTTTAATATAAATGGTTTGGAAGTTGTTGAAGAGCCACTGTCATATTTTTACTTTCTTGATGCGATTGAAAAACCAAAAACTAGAACTAAACAGGTTAATCGTATTTATACTAAACATAAAATTTATGATAATAATGGTGATGTAATTGGAACAAAGAAATTTCGATTAGAAGAAGAATCCCGTGGAACTCAAAAAATCTTTATGATAGCTTTGGCTTTTTTGAATGCCGAGTTAAATAATAATGGAAAGACTATCTTGTTTGATGAATTTGATGATTCACTTCATTTGGAGTTGTCTCAAGCAATGGTCAAAATTTTTAATTCCCAGGCTAATCAAAATCAATTCATTATTACTACTCATGAATTACAACTTCTGGATTCGGATGTTAGAGTTGATCAAATATACTTGGTTCAAAAAGACTTTCAAGGAAAGAGTAATTTAATTTCAATTTTTGATTTCAAAGATACTAAAAATACTACTCGTAGTGGAATTAGTTATATGAAACGCTACATTCAAGGAAGATTTGGGGCAACCCCGATTATTGACTCTGATGAGATGTTGGAGGCCTTGACCCAAATTCAATCTGGTAGTGGAGAAATTCAAGATGGTGAAGTCAAGAAAGGCAAAACTTTTTAG
- a CDS encoding RloB family protein, with amino-acid sequence MVKSRKAKLFRRTSKNLPEQKIIGIFCEGASELQYFKMLQRKYGKSNVGAHKLNIKQLKGKKGISIVTSATAQRNSIPDLDEVYVVFDCDNLTKNDIQQSMSMAKKKNIQIIFSNINFEIWILMHFEPVSRIFTKKELNRKLADNKHFNLGKNTYDHFKGSEYGPFLEDKVKIAVANGKSLYRSNNDMVNSQPYTNVQEFIKPIFGRED; translated from the coding sequence ATGGTGAAGTCAAGAAAGGCAAAACTTTTTAGAAGAACTAGCAAGAATTTACCTGAGCAGAAAATAATTGGAATATTTTGTGAAGGAGCATCAGAATTACAGTATTTCAAAATGCTTCAGAGAAAATATGGAAAATCCAATGTTGGGGCCCATAAATTGAATATAAAACAATTGAAAGGGAAAAAAGGCATTTCAATAGTTACATCGGCAACGGCACAGAGAAATTCGATTCCAGATTTAGATGAGGTATACGTAGTATTTGATTGTGATAATCTAACTAAGAATGATATCCAGCAGAGTATGTCGATGGCAAAGAAGAAAAATATACAAATTATTTTTTCCAATATAAATTTTGAGATATGGATTCTCATGCATTTTGAGCCAGTAAGTAGAATTTTTACCAAAAAAGAATTAAATAGAAAACTGGCTGATAATAAGCACTTTAATTTGGGAAAAAATACATATGACCATTTTAAAGGTAGTGAATATGGCCCATTTTTAGAGGATAAAGTAAAAATTGCCGTTGCAAATGGAAAAAGTCTTTATAGAAGTAATAATGATATGGTCAATAGCCAACCGTATACTAATGTTCAGGAATTTATAAAACCCATATTTGGTAGAGAAGACTAA